AGCCGGTCAGCTGTATGTTGTAAAAGCCTAATACAAATTTCCATGAGTAGCAGTCGCAAAACGATCAGGTATATTATTTATATCATTCTTGTAATATTTATACTGGCCGGAATCCAGCTTGGCCGGATGTATAAACAAATTTACGGTCCCAACACCCTTACCCCACAGAAAAAGGATTACCTGCTGTACATTGCCACGGGTTCCACCTACGATGACGTCATCAATGAGCTTGAAAAACACAGGATCATTAAAGACCGAAAAACATTCGAATGGGCCGCCCGCAAAAAGAACTATGCAGAACACATCCATCCCGGATGTTATCGGATCCGTTATAATATGTCGAATAACGAGCTGATCAACATGCTGCGGTCAGGAAACCAGGAACCTGTAAAGCTGGTTATCAACATGGCACGGACTGTAGATGAACTTGCCGAAAAAATTGATGCACAAATTGAGCCCGGCAAGGATGAATTGTTGAACCTTATGCAGGATGATCAGTTTCTTAAGCAGTACGGTTTCAACAGTCGTACTATCATCGGAATGTTTATTCCGAACACCTATGAATTCTGGTGGAATACGGATGCTGAATCTTTTTTCAAG
This region of Bacteroidales bacterium genomic DNA includes:
- the mltG gene encoding endolytic transglycosylase MltG, yielding MSSSRKTIRYIIYIILVIFILAGIQLGRMYKQIYGPNTLTPQKKDYLLYIATGSTYDDVINELEKHRIIKDRKTFEWAARKKNYAEHIHPGCYRIRYNMSNNELINMLRSGNQEPVKLVINMARTVDELAEKIDAQIEPGKDELLNLMQDDQFLKQYGFNSRTIIGMFIPNTYEFWWNTDAESFFKRMNKEYRKFWNMERTGRAREIKLTPNEVITLASIVINETNHQDEYRRLAGVYINRLDHGMRLQADPTVKFALGNFERQRILKNDTFFDSPYNTYLYDGLPPGPIGIPTIKAIDSVLDYERHDYFYFCAKEDFSGYHNFARTLDQHNKNARIYQKALNQRKIFK